In a genomic window of beta proteobacterium MWH-UniP1:
- the rpsD gene encoding 30S ribosomal protein S4 — protein sequence MARYSGPRCKLSRREGTDLGLKSARRSLDSKCKQDSKPGQHGRTSGARLSDYGKQLREKQKVKRIYGMLERQFRRYFANASQQKGNTGESLLQLLESRLDNVVYRMGFGSTRAEARQLVSHKAVLVNGKPINIPSAHVKPNDVISIAEKSKGQARVISAVQLAEQNGFPSWVSVDTKKMEGVFKQVPDRSDLSAEINESLIVELYSR from the coding sequence GTGGCACGTTACTCTGGACCACGTTGTAAATTATCCCGCCGTGAAGGCACCGACCTTGGATTAAAAAGCGCCCGCCGCTCACTGGACTCCAAGTGCAAACAAGACAGCAAACCCGGTCAGCATGGCCGCACCTCGGGTGCCCGCCTTTCGGACTACGGCAAGCAGCTGCGTGAAAAACAGAAGGTCAAGCGTATCTACGGCATGCTGGAGCGCCAGTTCCGCCGTTATTTCGCCAACGCCAGCCAACAAAAAGGCAACACGGGTGAGAGCCTCCTGCAGCTTTTGGAATCGCGTTTAGATAACGTGGTGTATCGCATGGGCTTTGGTTCAACCCGCGCCGAGGCACGCCAGCTGGTCAGCCACAAGGCCGTGCTAGTCAATGGCAAGCCGATCAATATCCCGTCGGCCCACGTCAAGCCGAACGATGTGATCTCTATCGCCGAGAAGTCCAAGGGCCAGGCCCGTGTGATTTCCGCAGTACAGCTCGCTGAACAAAATGGATTTCCTTCCTGGGTGTCGGTCGACACCAAGAAAATGGAAGGCGTTTTTAAGCAAGTGCCTGATCGCTCCGATCTCTCCGCAGAAATTAATGAGAGCTTGATCGTCGAGTTGTATTCCCGCTAA
- the secY gene encoding preprotein translocase subunit SecY has product MANPAIKTDRFADLRKRLIFLVLALVVYRIGAHIPVPGIDPDQLAQLFKSQSGGILGLFNMFSGGALSRFTVFALGIMPYISASIIMQLMTVVSPQLEALKKEGEAGRRKITQYTRYATVALAIFQAIGISVALESQPGLVIDPGLMFRFVTVTSLVTGTMFLMWLGEQITERGLGNGISIIIFAGIAAGLPSALGGLFELVRTGSMSAIALLIIVVLVVLVTAFVCFVERGQRKILVNYAKRQVGNKVYAGQTSHLPLKLNMAGVIPPIFASSIILFPATLSSWFGSSSDGSSTLLGDIAASLSPGQPLYIALYATAIIFFCFFYTALVFNSKETADNLKKSGALIPGIRPGDQTARFIDKILMRLTLVGAIYITLVCLLPEFMVLKWNVPFYFGGTSLLIIVVVTMDFMAQVQAYMMSQQYDSLLKKSHFKGGGFSR; this is encoded by the coding sequence ATGGCCAATCCAGCAATCAAGACTGACCGTTTTGCCGATCTGCGCAAGCGGTTGATCTTTCTTGTCTTGGCGCTCGTGGTCTATCGGATCGGCGCGCACATTCCTGTTCCCGGCATTGACCCCGATCAGCTGGCCCAGTTGTTTAAGTCGCAAAGTGGCGGCATCTTGGGCCTCTTTAATATGTTCTCGGGCGGTGCTTTATCGCGCTTTACTGTTTTTGCGCTGGGCATCATGCCCTACATCTCTGCGTCGATCATCATGCAGTTGATGACCGTGGTGTCGCCCCAGCTCGAGGCCTTGAAAAAAGAAGGCGAAGCTGGCCGTCGCAAAATTACTCAGTACACCCGTTACGCAACGGTTGCGTTGGCGATTTTCCAAGCGATCGGTATTTCGGTGGCGCTAGAGTCGCAGCCTGGCCTGGTCATTGATCCGGGCTTGATGTTCCGGTTTGTCACGGTTACTTCTTTGGTCACCGGCACCATGTTCCTGATGTGGCTTGGCGAACAGATCACCGAGCGCGGTCTTGGCAACGGCATTTCGATCATCATCTTTGCCGGTATTGCAGCTGGCTTGCCCAGCGCCCTTGGCGGTTTGTTTGAATTGGTCCGCACTGGCTCAATGAGCGCCATTGCACTGTTGATCATCGTGGTCCTGGTGGTTCTGGTCACGGCCTTTGTCTGCTTTGTTGAGCGTGGTCAGCGTAAGATTCTGGTGAACTACGCCAAGCGTCAGGTGGGCAACAAGGTCTATGCCGGTCAGACATCCCATCTGCCTTTGAAGCTCAACATGGCGGGTGTGATCCCCCCGATTTTTGCTTCCAGCATTATTTTGTTCCCCGCAACCTTAAGCTCATGGTTTGGCTCGTCGAGCGACGGCAGCTCGACCTTGCTGGGAGACATCGCTGCATCTCTGTCGCCTGGACAGCCGCTTTACATTGCGTTGTACGCTACCGCGATTATTTTCTTCTGCTTTTTCTACACCGCTCTGGTCTTTAACAGCAAGGAAACGGCAGACAACCTCAAGAAGTCTGGCGCGTTGATTCCAGGCATTCGCCCTGGCGATCAGACCGCCCGTTTTATTGACAAGATTTTGATGCGTCTAACTCTGGTGGGTGCGATTTACATTACCCTGGTCTGTTTGTTGCCCGAGTTCATGGTGCTGAAGTGGAATGTTCCGTTTTATTTCGGTGGCACATCCCTTTTGATTATTGTGGTGGTCACTATGGACTTTATGGCGCAGGTACAGGCCTACATGATGTCCCAGCAGTACGACAGCCTGTTGAAAAAGTCGCACTTTAAGGGCGGCGGGTTTTCCCGCTAA
- the rplO gene encoding 50S ribosomal protein L15 gives MRLNSIAPAEGAKHAKRRVGRGIGSGLGKTAGRGHKGQKSRSGGFHKVGFEGGQMPLHRRLPKRGFTAPFAKFNAEVRLSDLERMPIDEIDLLALKQAGIVAELTRAAKVIKSGELTRKITLRGLGVTAGAKAAIEAAGGTVVVDAPAAA, from the coding sequence ATGCGCTTGAACTCCATCGCTCCCGCCGAAGGCGCAAAGCACGCCAAGCGTCGTGTGGGTCGTGGTATCGGTTCCGGCTTGGGTAAGACGGCTGGCCGTGGCCACAAGGGTCAGAAGTCGCGTTCCGGCGGTTTCCATAAGGTGGGCTTTGAAGGCGGCCAGATGCCTTTGCATCGTCGCCTGCCCAAGCGTGGCTTTACTGCGCCTTTTGCTAAATTTAACGCCGAAGTCCGTTTGTCCGACTTAGAGCGCATGCCCATCGACGAGATTGATCTCCTGGCACTCAAGCAGGCCGGCATTGTTGCTGAGCTGACTCGTGCTGCAAAAGTGATCAAGTCCGGTGAGTTGACCCGCAAGATCACCTTGCGTGGTCTGGGCGTAACTGCTGGTGCCAAGGCAGCCATCGAGGCCGCTGGCGGCACGGTGGTGGTTGATGCGCCTGCGGCCGCTTAA
- a CDS encoding cytochrome c biogenesis protein ResB encodes MSNPQPSDLPPAPQSTHGIELSTNRRWIDDTVELLSSMRFAISALMVVCIASAIGTVVSQNAAPINYVNQFGAFWAEVLAALDVFRVYNAPWFLVIMGLMLVSTSLCLIRNTPKMLKDSRSWREKVRDTTFPAFKHRVAVDVAPANATGAVASLGKFLESRGYKLRQATGAESANQPVLVARKGTSNRFGYIAAHLSIVVISLGGLLDSELPLKAAAWWWDKKPLQMATFGGNEVPASARLPVSTPTYRANSLVPEGATVDVAVVPQGDGALLLDLPFELHLNKFRIEYYPTGMPKLFASDVVLKDKATGEEKAATIEVNKPLIHRGIAIYQSSFDDGGSKLKLAAYPMMGPLRNPLPIDINVGQSIGLRNSTQNISLEISGFKAINVENMGGPTDNAATEDPFQKHVSTVLSPAVNTNKANTLRNVGPSINYKLRDQSGQAREFHTYMLPVELEGVRVFLAGVRNSPDEQFKYLRIPADAKDSLDEFMRIRAALTDPAVRKIAAKRFADRSAPAGVSGALAESAEKALTAVAEGGIDGLGRILESTVPEAERERAAEVVLRLLAGSFWEVWQQARVKDGLPALPRNDENMQFAQLSLTAVSDAQLFGAPMLVSLKEFEEVKASVFQVTRSPGKTTVYLGCLLLTLGIFAMLYIQERRIWIWLSPNGDRTTLKLAASTPRLTMDFQKEFSSLSQVTEQLGSTVAVKSNNTV; translated from the coding sequence ATGAGCAATCCACAACCTTCTGATCTCCCGCCGGCGCCGCAATCGACTCACGGCATTGAGCTGTCGACAAATCGCCGCTGGATCGACGACACCGTAGAGCTGTTGAGCTCTATGCGGTTTGCGATTTCTGCCCTAATGGTGGTGTGTATCGCCAGTGCGATTGGTACTGTCGTTTCACAAAACGCGGCACCCATCAATTACGTGAATCAGTTTGGCGCGTTCTGGGCAGAAGTATTAGCGGCGCTCGATGTGTTTCGTGTCTACAACGCACCATGGTTTTTGGTGATCATGGGCCTGATGTTGGTTTCGACCAGCTTGTGCCTGATCCGCAACACACCAAAAATGTTAAAGGACTCGCGCTCCTGGCGCGAAAAAGTCCGTGACACCACGTTCCCTGCATTTAAGCATCGTGTCGCGGTCGATGTCGCACCAGCAAACGCGACAGGCGCTGTTGCTAGTCTTGGAAAATTTTTAGAAAGCCGTGGCTACAAGTTGCGTCAGGCAACCGGGGCCGAATCCGCCAACCAGCCGGTGTTGGTCGCCCGCAAGGGCACGTCGAACCGCTTTGGTTACATTGCCGCCCACCTCTCGATTGTGGTGATCTCTCTTGGGGGGCTTTTAGATAGCGAACTGCCACTGAAAGCAGCCGCATGGTGGTGGGATAAAAAGCCATTACAAATGGCCACCTTTGGTGGTAACGAGGTGCCCGCAAGCGCAAGACTTCCTGTGAGCACGCCGACCTATCGTGCCAACTCACTCGTGCCAGAGGGGGCAACCGTTGATGTGGCCGTTGTGCCGCAAGGCGATGGGGCTTTGCTCTTAGATTTGCCATTTGAGCTGCACTTAAACAAGTTTCGGATTGAGTACTACCCCACAGGCATGCCGAAGTTATTTGCCAGCGATGTTGTCCTGAAAGACAAAGCAACCGGTGAAGAAAAGGCGGCCACGATCGAGGTGAACAAGCCTTTGATTCACCGTGGCATTGCCATCTACCAATCAAGCTTTGACGATGGCGGATCGAAGTTAAAACTTGCGGCCTACCCAATGATGGGCCCGCTGCGTAATCCACTGCCAATTGACATTAACGTGGGCCAATCCATCGGATTGCGCAATTCCACTCAGAACATTTCTTTGGAAATCTCTGGTTTTAAGGCCATCAATGTCGAAAACATGGGGGGACCGACCGACAACGCGGCCACGGAAGACCCATTTCAAAAACATGTGTCCACGGTGTTGTCTCCCGCGGTCAATACCAACAAGGCCAACACACTCCGTAATGTCGGCCCCTCGATCAACTACAAGCTGCGCGATCAAAGCGGGCAAGCCCGTGAGTTTCATACCTACATGCTGCCGGTTGAACTTGAGGGGGTTCGGGTATTTTTAGCAGGGGTTCGCAACTCGCCAGACGAGCAATTTAAGTACCTGCGCATCCCTGCAGATGCCAAAGACAGTCTCGACGAATTCATGCGGATACGGGCTGCGCTCACCGATCCCGCCGTTCGGAAAATTGCAGCCAAACGATTTGCTGACCGCTCGGCGCCGGCGGGTGTCTCGGGTGCCTTGGCCGAAAGCGCAGAAAAGGCGCTAACGGCGGTCGCCGAAGGGGGGATTGACGGGCTTGGCCGGATCCTGGAAAGCACCGTTCCCGAAGCCGAGCGCGAACGGGCTGCCGAGGTCGTGCTCAGGCTTTTGGCCGGGTCTTTCTGGGAAGTCTGGCAACAGGCCCGGGTAAAAGACGGCCTGCCGGCACTGCCCAGAAACGACGAGAACATGCAGTTTGCCCAGCTCTCCTTGACTGCGGTCAGCGACGCCCAACTCTTTGGAGCGCCAATGTTGGTGTCCCTAAAAGAGTTTGAAGAGGTCAAGGCCAGCGTGTTTCAGGTCACCCGCTCTCCCGGCAAGACCACCGTCTACCTGGGGTGTTTGTTGCTTACTTTGGGCATCTTCGCGATGCTCTACATCCAGGAGCGTCGGATCTGGATTTGGCTCAGTCCCAATGGGGATCGCACCACGTTGAAATTGGCCGCTTCCACACCCCGTCTCACCATGGATTTCCAAAAGGAATTTTCGTCTTTAAGTCAGGTCACAGAGCAATTGGGAAGTACCGTTGCGGTCAAATCGAATAACACCGTGTAA
- the rpoA gene encoding DNA-directed RNA polymerase subunit alpha, which yields MQTAFLKPRIIEVEPTGNNSAKIIMEPFERGFGHTLGNALRRVLLSSMEGFAPTEVQIAGVVHEYSTIEGVQEDVVDLLLNLKGVVFDLEGRNDVLISLRKQGGGVVKASDFDLPHDVKVINPDHVLAHVSDNTKLELQVRVEKGRGYVPGTLRQLSDDTSRAIGRIVLDASFSPIRRVSYTVESARVEQRTDLDRLVIEVQTNGVINPEDAVRRAARILVDQLSVFAALEGGEQVAEVGRGASVDPMLLRPVDDLELTVRSANCLKAESIYYIGDLIQRTENELLKTPNLGRKSLNEIKEVLASRGLTLGMKLENWPPAGLDR from the coding sequence ATGCAAACAGCATTTCTTAAGCCGCGCATTATTGAAGTTGAACCGACTGGCAACAACTCGGCCAAAATCATCATGGAACCGTTTGAGCGGGGCTTTGGCCACACCCTGGGTAACGCCCTGCGTCGCGTACTGCTGTCCTCTATGGAAGGCTTTGCGCCAACGGAAGTTCAAATCGCTGGTGTCGTGCACGAGTACTCCACGATCGAAGGCGTGCAGGAAGACGTTGTTGATCTTTTGTTAAACCTAAAAGGCGTGGTCTTCGACCTCGAAGGCCGCAACGACGTGCTGATCTCCCTGCGCAAGCAAGGCGGTGGCGTGGTCAAGGCATCTGACTTTGATCTGCCACACGATGTCAAAGTCATCAATCCCGACCACGTGTTGGCCCACGTTTCTGACAACACCAAACTGGAGCTCCAGGTCCGTGTTGAAAAAGGCCGTGGCTATGTGCCAGGCACCCTGCGTCAGCTGTCAGACGACACCAGCCGCGCCATTGGCCGTATCGTGTTAGACGCCTCGTTCTCACCAATTCGTCGCGTGAGCTACACCGTTGAGAGCGCCCGTGTGGAGCAACGTACCGACTTGGACCGCCTGGTCATTGAAGTACAGACCAACGGCGTGATCAATCCGGAAGACGCCGTGCGTCGTGCCGCTCGAATCCTGGTGGATCAGCTGTCGGTGTTTGCCGCGCTCGAGGGTGGTGAACAGGTCGCTGAAGTGGGCCGTGGTGCCAGCGTAGATCCGATGCTGTTGCGTCCGGTCGACGACTTGGAGCTGACCGTGCGCTCAGCCAACTGCCTGAAGGCCGAGAGCATCTATTACATCGGTGACCTGATTCAGCGCACCGAAAATGAGCTGTTGAAGACCCCCAATCTGGGTCGTAAATCGCTCAATGAAATCAAAGAAGTCCTGGCATCCCGTGGCCTGACGCTCGGCATGAAGCTCGAGAACTGGCCACCCGCAGGTCTTGACCGTTAA
- the rplQ gene encoding 50S ribosomal protein L17, with translation MRHRLGLRKLNRTSSHRLAMFRNMANALLRHEAIKTTLPKAKELRRVVEPLITMGKTPTLANRRLAFDRLRDREMVGKLFAEIGPRYATRPGGYCRILKFGFRAGDNAPMALMELVDRPEVTEAVDTEKAA, from the coding sequence ATGCGTCACCGTCTCGGATTACGCAAACTCAACCGAACCTCTAGCCATCGCTTGGCGATGTTCCGCAACATGGCCAATGCACTGTTGCGCCACGAGGCGATCAAAACCACTCTGCCCAAGGCAAAGGAGTTGCGTCGCGTTGTGGAGCCGCTCATCACGATGGGCAAAACCCCAACCCTGGCCAACCGTCGTCTTGCCTTTGATCGTCTGCGTGACCGCGAGATGGTGGGCAAGCTCTTTGCAGAAATCGGCCCCCGTTACGCCACGCGTCCAGGCGGCTACTGCCGGATCCTGAAGTTTGGTTTCCGTGCCGGTGACAACGCGCCGATGGCCCTCATGGAGTTGGTAGATCGCCCCGAAGTGACCGAGGCAGTCGACACGGAAAAGGCTGCTTAA
- a CDS encoding cysteine dioxygenase, producing the protein MPDTIAPLRQFVLDATRIVSEYSLESEIISAIKMPLAQLIERDDWLPDAFAKPHPQYYQQYLLYCDPQERFSVQSFVWGPGQSTPIHNHTVWGLVGVLRGAELCQRYQRDARGVVSKDGPSVMLKAKEIDAVSPAIGDLHTVANALTDRPSISIHVYGKNIGNTIRGVFKEGSSEEKAFVSGYSSDVVPNLWNQADEIRARLN; encoded by the coding sequence ATGCCCGATACCATCGCGCCACTTCGTCAGTTTGTTCTCGATGCCACCCGAATCGTCTCGGAGTACTCCCTTGAGTCCGAGATCATCTCGGCAATAAAGATGCCGCTTGCCCAATTGATTGAGCGGGATGATTGGCTTCCCGATGCATTTGCCAAACCCCACCCACAGTACTACCAGCAGTACTTGTTGTACTGTGACCCGCAGGAGCGCTTCTCGGTACAAAGTTTTGTATGGGGCCCCGGACAATCCACACCGATTCATAACCACACGGTGTGGGGCTTAGTCGGGGTGCTACGTGGCGCTGAACTCTGTCAGCGCTATCAACGTGATGCACGTGGTGTGGTGAGTAAAGATGGCCCCAGCGTCATGCTCAAGGCCAAAGAAATTGATGCTGTGTCGCCCGCTATTGGCGATCTGCATACGGTTGCCAATGCCCTCACGGACCGACCATCGATCAGTATCCACGTCTACGGAAAAAACATTGGCAACACGATTCGCGGAGTCTTCAAAGAGGGCAGTAGCGAAGAGAAAGCGTTTGTCTCGGGCTACTCAAGCGATGTGGTTCCCAACCTGTGGAATCAGGCTGACGAGATACGCGCGCGTTTAAATTGA
- the rpsM gene encoding 30S ribosomal protein S13: MARIAGINIPNHQHADVGLTAIYGIGRPRARVICDAAGVAYTKKIKDLTDDELERLRAEVGKYTTEGDLRREISMSIKRLMDLGCYRGLRHRRGLPVRGQRTRTNARTRKGPKKAAAALKK, translated from the coding sequence ATGGCACGTATTGCCGGTATCAATATCCCGAACCATCAGCATGCCGACGTTGGCCTGACCGCCATCTACGGCATCGGGCGCCCTCGTGCCCGCGTCATCTGTGACGCTGCTGGCGTTGCTTACACCAAAAAGATCAAAGATCTGACCGACGACGAACTCGAGCGTCTGCGCGCCGAAGTCGGCAAGTACACCACTGAAGGTGACCTGCGTCGTGAGATCTCCATGAGCATTAAGCGTCTGATGGACTTGGGCTGTTATCGCGGCTTGCGTCATCGTCGCGGCCTGCCCGTTCGCGGTCAGCGCACTCGCACCAATGCTCGTACGCGCAAAGGCCCGAAAAAGGCTGCAGCAGCACTGAAGAAATAA
- the rpmJ gene encoding 50S ribosomal protein L36: MKVLASVRRICRNCKIIRRHGVVRVICSDPRHKQRQG; the protein is encoded by the coding sequence ATGAAAGTTTTGGCATCAGTTCGGCGTATTTGCCGCAATTGCAAAATTATTCGGCGCCACGGTGTGGTCCGCGTGATCTGCTCAGATCCGCGCCACAAGCAGCGTCAAGGCTAA
- the hemB gene encoding porphobilinogen synthase has product MSHAAKFPTVRMRRNRRDAWSRALVSEHSLSVNDLIYPVFVTEGTGTVIDVPSMPGVQRYSLDKLLPVAENAAKLGIPVLALFPVIENSKKTPDGREAANPAGLVPRVVAALKKHVPEIGVMTDVALDPYTSHGQDGLIDEEGRILNDETVKVLVEQSVMQAQAGVDIVAPSDMQDGRIGAIRQALEERDLIHTRIMSYAAKYASAYYGPFRDAVGSAGNLGKSDKKTYQMDPANTNEALREVALDIEEGADMVMVKPGMPYLDIVWRVKETFGMPTFAYQVSGEYAMLKAAAANGWLDEKKTVLEAMMAFRRAGADGVLTYFAPDVAKWIKEGI; this is encoded by the coding sequence ATGAGTCATGCCGCTAAATTCCCCACTGTTCGAATGCGCCGAAACCGGCGTGACGCTTGGTCCAGGGCTCTTGTTAGTGAACACTCATTATCAGTTAATGACTTAATTTATCCAGTTTTTGTCACGGAAGGGACGGGTACCGTTATTGACGTTCCGTCTATGCCAGGGGTTCAGCGTTATTCGTTAGACAAGCTCCTGCCGGTGGCAGAAAACGCGGCCAAGCTTGGTATCCCCGTGCTGGCCCTCTTCCCGGTGATTGAAAATTCGAAAAAAACGCCTGATGGACGTGAGGCTGCGAACCCCGCGGGCCTGGTGCCCCGGGTTGTCGCGGCTCTAAAAAAGCATGTGCCCGAGATTGGGGTCATGACCGACGTGGCACTCGACCCGTACACCAGTCACGGCCAGGATGGGCTTATTGACGAAGAGGGCCGCATTCTGAACGATGAGACCGTGAAGGTCTTGGTCGAGCAATCCGTCATGCAGGCACAGGCCGGAGTGGATATTGTGGCGCCATCCGATATGCAAGACGGGCGCATCGGCGCGATTCGTCAGGCACTCGAGGAACGAGATCTGATCCATACCCGCATCATGTCTTATGCGGCGAAATATGCATCCGCGTATTACGGGCCCTTCCGTGATGCGGTTGGCAGTGCTGGCAATCTTGGCAAATCCGATAAGAAGACTTATCAGATGGATCCGGCCAACACCAATGAAGCACTACGAGAGGTGGCGCTCGATATCGAAGAGGGCGCAGACATGGTAATGGTCAAGCCCGGCATGCCGTATCTCGACATTGTCTGGCGCGTCAAAGAAACCTTCGGCATGCCCACCTTTGCCTATCAGGTGAGTGGTGAGTATGCGATGCTGAAAGCGGCCGCAGCCAACGGCTGGCTTGATGAAAAAAAGACTGTATTAGAGGCCATGATGGCATTCCGCCGGGCTGGTGCTGACGGTGTGCTGACCTATTTCGCACCCGATGTTGCCAAGTGGATCAAGGAAGGTATTTAG
- the rpmD gene encoding 50S ribosomal protein L30 gives MEKKTVKVTLVKSPIGTRASHRATVTGLGLKKIRSSRVLEDTPAVRGMINKISYLVKVE, from the coding sequence ATGGAAAAGAAAACAGTAAAAGTAACCTTGGTTAAAAGCCCGATCGGTACGCGTGCATCGCACCGCGCCACGGTGACTGGCCTGGGCTTGAAAAAGATCCGCTCCAGCCGTGTGCTTGAAGACACGCCGGCAGTGCGGGGCATGATTAATAAAATCTCTTACCTCGTGAAGGTTGAGTGA
- the yihA gene encoding ribosome biogenesis GTP-binding protein YihA/YsxC — protein MSLQSQSPLPPLKDWIHQIAFLTSAAKSGDLPAIGAGEIAIAGRSNAGKSSALNTICNRRRLAFSSKTPGRTQLINLFTLQWQGEELGRLVDLPGYGYAAVDHATKARWQAELARFLDSRVSLVALILVMDIRHLFGPLDVQMLEWFGRRQQPIHVLLTKADKLTRNDQNKALFAAKKIIDEHASQWGNQVSVSLFSATSKMGRDEVLEKIGQWWGLMDKKNPATPSPGRNA, from the coding sequence ATGTCGCTCCAATCCCAAAGCCCACTGCCCCCACTCAAGGATTGGATCCACCAGATCGCCTTTCTTACCAGCGCCGCAAAATCTGGTGATTTGCCAGCCATTGGGGCGGGCGAGATCGCTATCGCGGGACGCTCCAACGCAGGCAAGTCGTCGGCCCTGAACACCATCTGCAACCGCCGGCGCTTGGCGTTTAGCAGCAAAACACCCGGCCGAACGCAGCTGATCAATCTCTTTACGCTGCAATGGCAGGGCGAGGAGCTTGGGCGGCTGGTCGACCTGCCTGGCTATGGTTATGCGGCCGTTGACCATGCCACCAAGGCCCGCTGGCAGGCAGAACTCGCTCGATTTTTAGACAGTCGGGTGAGTCTCGTCGCCCTGATCTTGGTTATGGATATCCGACACCTTTTCGGTCCGTTGGACGTGCAAATGCTGGAATGGTTCGGTCGTCGTCAGCAGCCCATTCATGTCCTGCTCACCAAGGCCGACAAACTCACTCGAAATGATCAGAACAAGGCCTTGTTTGCCGCAAAGAAAATCATTGACGAGCATGCCTCCCAGTGGGGCAACCAGGTGTCCGTCAGCCTGTTTTCAGCAACCAGCAAGATGGGCCGAGACGAAGTGCTCGAAAAAATCGGACAATGGTGGGGACTGATGGATAAAAAAAACCCGGCGACACCGTCGCCGGGTAGGAACGCCTAA
- the infA gene encoding translation initiation factor IF-1 produces the protein MAKDDAIQMQGEVIENLPNATFRVKLENGHVVLGHISGRMRMHYIRILPGDKVTVEMTPYDLTRARIVFRAK, from the coding sequence ATGGCGAAAGACGATGCGATTCAGATGCAAGGCGAGGTGATTGAGAACCTCCCCAATGCAACATTTCGCGTGAAGTTAGAAAACGGTCATGTGGTGCTTGGCCATATCTCCGGTCGCATGCGGATGCACTACATCCGTATTCTTCCCGGCGACAAGGTCACAGTAGAGATGACCCCCTACGATTTAACCCGTGCACGTATTGTTTTTCGTGCCAAGTAA
- the rpsK gene encoding 30S ribosomal protein S11, producing the protein MAKAGTTTQRTRKKVRKNVTDAVAHIHASFNNTIITITDRQGNALSWASSGGAGFKGSRKSTPFAAQVAAEAAGRVALECGVKNVEVRITGPGPGRESTIRALNALGMKVTQISDITPVPHNGCRPPKRRRI; encoded by the coding sequence ATGGCTAAGGCAGGAACCACTACTCAGCGCACCCGCAAAAAGGTTCGCAAGAACGTCACCGATGCGGTGGCCCACATCCACGCATCGTTTAACAACACGATCATCACGATCACTGACCGCCAGGGCAACGCATTGTCTTGGGCATCGAGTGGTGGTGCTGGCTTTAAGGGTTCGCGTAAAAGCACGCCCTTTGCGGCTCAGGTCGCAGCAGAAGCCGCTGGCCGTGTGGCACTTGAGTGCGGTGTAAAGAACGTTGAAGTTCGAATTACTGGCCCTGGCCCCGGCCGAGAGTCCACCATCCGCGCACTGAACGCGCTTGGCATGAAGGTCACCCAGATCTCGGACATCACGCCAGTACCCCATAACGGCTGCCGCCCACCAAAGCGTCGCCGCATTTAA
- a CDS encoding c-type cytochrome: protein MLSLSRLSKSAAMGRKLLTVAAAAASFMMVAPVSAAEPAPAKKVVDLAKGKATAAAVCAACHMPDGNSMIPQNPILAGQHAAYLEKQLHNFRVKPGAKVAERENAVMAGFAAMLTPDDIANLAAYYSQQTPKPVSPKRKELLAVGEKIYRAGLPEKGVPACAGCHSPNGAGIGAQYPRFAGQHPEYTEGTLNNFRLGQRKNSAQMMTIAGKMSESDIAAVSEYIASLR from the coding sequence ATGCTTTCTCTAAGCCGTTTATCAAAGTCTGCCGCAATGGGCCGAAAGCTATTGACCGTGGCTGCCGCCGCAGCCTCGTTTATGATGGTCGCGCCTGTTTCAGCGGCAGAGCCTGCGCCCGCCAAAAAGGTAGTCGACTTGGCCAAGGGTAAAGCCACCGCTGCGGCAGTCTGTGCCGCCTGTCATATGCCCGATGGCAACAGCATGATTCCTCAGAACCCAATTCTGGCAGGCCAGCATGCTGCCTACTTAGAAAAACAGTTACACAACTTCCGCGTTAAACCTGGTGCAAAAGTGGCTGAGCGCGAGAACGCGGTGATGGCCGGTTTTGCAGCAATGCTAACGCCAGACGACATCGCCAATCTTGCTGCGTATTATTCACAACAGACACCGAAACCAGTGTCGCCAAAACGCAAAGAGTTGCTGGCAGTGGGCGAAAAGATTTATCGCGCCGGGCTTCCCGAAAAAGGTGTGCCAGCATGCGCTGGCTGCCACAGCCCTAACGGTGCGGGTATTGGTGCCCAATACCCCAGATTTGCTGGGCAGCACCCCGAGTACACCGAGGGCACGCTGAACAACTTCCGTCTTGGTCAGCGCAAAAACAGCGCTCAGATGATGACCATTGCTGGAAAGATGTCAGAGTCCGATATCGCAGCGGTGTCTGAATACATCGCCTCGCTGCGTTAA